A portion of the Haliaeetus albicilla chromosome 29, bHalAlb1.1, whole genome shotgun sequence genome contains these proteins:
- the BRD2 gene encoding bromodomain-containing protein 2 isoform X1 has protein sequence MLQNVNPQSKILGEGNAGLMGLATESTPGKRIRKPSLLYEGFESPTMASVPALQSPQVNPPPPEVSNPKKPGRVTNQLQYLHKVVMKALWKHQFAWPFRQPVDAVKLGLPDYHKIIKQPMDMGTIKRRLENNYYWGAAECMQDFNTMFTNCYIYNKPTDDIVLMAQTLEKIFLQKVAQMPPEEQEIVVPVAKNSHKKGASRAAALLAGLTAAQQVPAVSSVSHTAVYTPSPDIPTTIVNIPHPSVISAPLLKSLHSTAPAVLAAPAPTQPVAKKKGVKRKADTTTPTTTAIIATSGESSPSATLLEAKAAKIPARRESGRPIKPPKKDLPDSQQHQTSKKGKLSEQLKYCNGILKELLSKKHAAYAWPFYKPVDASALGLHDYHEIIKHPMDLSTIKRKMENRDYHDAQEFAADVRLMFSNCYKYNPPDHDVVAMARKLQDVFEFSYAKMPDEPQDASPPSVSAPLTGTLSKSSSEESSSDEDEDDEDDEDDDEDESSSESSSESEESSDSEEERANRLAELQEQLRAVHEQLAALSQGPVSKPKKKREKKKKKKSEKHKGRGGDEEARARQAQLRKAKKAGGGGGGTGGGGSSKNSKKTAKATLPPPPALYDSEEEEESKPMTYDEKRQLSLDINKLPGEKLGRVVHIIQSREPSLRDSNPEEIEIDFETLKPSTLRELERYVLSCLRKKPRKPYSETMKKPVGKTKEELALEKKRELEKRLQDVSGQLNSTKKPPKKASEKTESAQQVAVSRLSASSSSSDSSSSSSSSSSSDTSDSDSG, from the exons ATGTTGCAGAATGTGAATCCTCAGAGCAA GATTCTGGGGGAGGGCAATGCCGGGCTCATGGGCCTGGCGACGGAATCGACCCCCGGCAAGCGGATCCGCAAACCCTCGCTCCTCTACGAGGGCTTCGAGAGCCCCACCATGGCGTCGGTGCCAGCCCTGCAATCCCCCCAGGTGAACCCACCTCCACCGGAGGTTTCCAATCCCAAGAAGCCCGGTCGCGTCACCAACCAGCTGCAGTATCTGCACAAAGTGGTGATGAAGGCTCTGTGGAAGCACCAGTTTGCTTGGCCCTTTCGTCAGCCCGTCGACGCTGTCAAGCTGGGCCTGCCG GACTACCACAAGATCATCAAGCAGCCCATGGACATGGGGACAATCAAGCGACGCTTGGAGAACAACTATTACTGGGGGGCTGCGGAGTGCATGCAGGACTTCAACACTATGTTCACCAACTGCTACATCTACAACAAG CCCACTGATGACATTGTGCTGATGGCCCAAACCCTGGAGAAGATTTTCCTGCAGAAGGTGGCGCAGATGCCACCAGAAGAGCAGGAGATCGTGGTGCCGGTGGCCAAGAACAGTCATAAGAAGGGAGCGTCCCGGGCAGCAG CGCTCCTGGCGGGACTCACGGCTGCTCAGCAAGTGCCGGCTGTCTCCTCAGTGTCCCACACCGCAGTCTACACCCCAAGCCCCGACATCCCCACCACCATAGTCAACATTCCCCACCCATCCGTGATTTCCGCTCCGCTCCTCAAGTCGTTGCACTCCACTGCCCCGGCCGTCCTGGCTGCACCCGCTCCCACCCAGCCCGTGGCCAAG AAGAAGGGTGTGAAGCGGAAAGCggacaccaccacccccaccaccacGGCCATCATCGCCACCAGCGGAGAGTCCTCGCCCTCCGCCACGCTCTTGGAGGCCAAGGCGGCCAAGATCCCCGCACGCCGGGAGAGCGGCCGCCCCATCAAACCCCCCAAGAAGGATTTACCAGATTCGCAACAGCACCAGACATCCAAGAAGGGTAAACTATCAGAGCAGCTCAAGTACTGCAACGGGATCCTCAAGGAGCTGCTCTCCAAGAAGCATGCAGCCTACGCCTGGCCCTTCTACAAGCCTGTCGATGcctcagccctggggctgcACGACTACCATGAGATCATCAAGCACCCCATGGACCTCAGCACCATCAAG CGGAAGATGGAGAACCGGGATTACCACGACGCGCAGGAATTCGCCGCCGACGTCCGGTTAATGTTCTCCAACTGCTACAAATACAACCCACCTGACCACGACGTGGTGGCCATGGCCCGCAAGCTGCAG GACGTCTTTGAGTTCAGTTATGCCAAGATGCCGGATGAGCCGCAGGATGCCAGCCCGCCCTCGGTGTCAGCCCCGCTTACTGGCACCCTCTCCAAATCGTCCTCCGAGGAGTCCTCCAGTGACGAGGATGAGGACGATGAGGACGATGAAGACGACGACGAGGACGAGAGCAGCAGCGAGAGTTCATCAGAGAGTGAGGAGAGTTCTGACTCGGAGGAGGAACGTGCCAATCGCTTGGCCgagctgcaggagcag CTGCGGGCCGTGCACGAGCAGCTGGCTGCCCTCTCACAGGGCCCCGTTTCCAAACCCAAAAAGAAgcgagaaaagaaaaaaaagaagaaatcgGAGAAGCACAAAGGCCGGGGAGGCGACGAGGAAGCCCGGGCGCGCCAGGCCCAGCTCCGTAAAGCCAAGAAAGCcggtggtggtggcggcgggACTGGTGGAGGTGGCAGTTCCAA GAACTCGAAGAAAACGGCTAAAGCGACGTTGCCACCGCCGCCAGCCCTTTACGAttcagaggaagaggaggagagcaaACCCATGACTTATGATGAAAAACGTCAACTCAGTTTAGACATCAACAAATTACCGGGCGAAAAATTGGGGCGGGTGGTGCACATCATCCAGTCACGAGAACCTTCCCTGCGCGATTCCAACCCCGAGGAGATCGAGATCGATTTCGAGACCCTCAAACCTTCGACGCTGCGGGAGTTGGAGCGCTACGTTCTCTCCTGCCTGCGGAAGAAACCCCGTAAACCTTACAGCGAAA CCATGAAGAAGCCGGTGGGGAAGACGAAAGAGGAGCTGGCGCTGGAGAAGAAACGGGAGCTGGAGAAGCGGCTGCAGGATGTCAGCGGCCAACTCAAttccaccaaaaaaccccctaaaaAGG CCAGCGAAAAAACGGAATCGGCTCAGCAAGTGGCTGTATCTCGCCTCAGCGCCTCCAGTTCCAGTTCGGAttccagtagttccagttccAGTTCGTCATCCTCGGACACCAGCGATTCGGATTCGGGTTAG
- the BRD2 gene encoding bromodomain-containing protein 2 isoform X3, with the protein MDMGTIKRRLENNYYWGAAECMQDFNTMFTNCYIYNKPTDDIVLMAQTLEKIFLQKVAQMPPEEQEIVVPVAKNSHKKGASRAAALLAGLTAAQQVPAVSSVSHTAVYTPSPDIPTTIVNIPHPSVISAPLLKSLHSTAPAVLAAPAPTQPVAKKKGVKRKADTTTPTTTAIIATSGESSPSATLLEAKAAKIPARRESGRPIKPPKKDLPDSQQHQTSKKGKLSEQLKYCNGILKELLSKKHAAYAWPFYKPVDASALGLHDYHEIIKHPMDLSTIKRKMENRDYHDAQEFAADVRLMFSNCYKYNPPDHDVVAMARKLQDVFEFSYAKMPDEPQDASPPSVSAPLTGTLSKSSSEESSSDEDEDDEDDEDDDEDESSSESSSESEESSDSEEERANRLAELQEQLRAVHEQLAALSQGPVSKPKKKREKKKKKKSEKHKGRGGDEEARARQAQLRKAKKAGGGGGGTGGGGSSKNSKKTAKATLPPPPALYDSEEEEESKPMTYDEKRQLSLDINKLPGEKLGRVVHIIQSREPSLRDSNPEEIEIDFETLKPSTLRELERYVLSCLRKKPRKPYSETMKKPVGKTKEELALEKKRELEKRLQDVSGQLNSTKKPPKKASEKTESAQQVAVSRLSASSSSSDSSSSSSSSSSSDTSDSDSG; encoded by the exons ATGGACATGGGGACAATCAAGCGACGCTTGGAGAACAACTATTACTGGGGGGCTGCGGAGTGCATGCAGGACTTCAACACTATGTTCACCAACTGCTACATCTACAACAAG CCCACTGATGACATTGTGCTGATGGCCCAAACCCTGGAGAAGATTTTCCTGCAGAAGGTGGCGCAGATGCCACCAGAAGAGCAGGAGATCGTGGTGCCGGTGGCCAAGAACAGTCATAAGAAGGGAGCGTCCCGGGCAGCAG CGCTCCTGGCGGGACTCACGGCTGCTCAGCAAGTGCCGGCTGTCTCCTCAGTGTCCCACACCGCAGTCTACACCCCAAGCCCCGACATCCCCACCACCATAGTCAACATTCCCCACCCATCCGTGATTTCCGCTCCGCTCCTCAAGTCGTTGCACTCCACTGCCCCGGCCGTCCTGGCTGCACCCGCTCCCACCCAGCCCGTGGCCAAG AAGAAGGGTGTGAAGCGGAAAGCggacaccaccacccccaccaccacGGCCATCATCGCCACCAGCGGAGAGTCCTCGCCCTCCGCCACGCTCTTGGAGGCCAAGGCGGCCAAGATCCCCGCACGCCGGGAGAGCGGCCGCCCCATCAAACCCCCCAAGAAGGATTTACCAGATTCGCAACAGCACCAGACATCCAAGAAGGGTAAACTATCAGAGCAGCTCAAGTACTGCAACGGGATCCTCAAGGAGCTGCTCTCCAAGAAGCATGCAGCCTACGCCTGGCCCTTCTACAAGCCTGTCGATGcctcagccctggggctgcACGACTACCATGAGATCATCAAGCACCCCATGGACCTCAGCACCATCAAG CGGAAGATGGAGAACCGGGATTACCACGACGCGCAGGAATTCGCCGCCGACGTCCGGTTAATGTTCTCCAACTGCTACAAATACAACCCACCTGACCACGACGTGGTGGCCATGGCCCGCAAGCTGCAG GACGTCTTTGAGTTCAGTTATGCCAAGATGCCGGATGAGCCGCAGGATGCCAGCCCGCCCTCGGTGTCAGCCCCGCTTACTGGCACCCTCTCCAAATCGTCCTCCGAGGAGTCCTCCAGTGACGAGGATGAGGACGATGAGGACGATGAAGACGACGACGAGGACGAGAGCAGCAGCGAGAGTTCATCAGAGAGTGAGGAGAGTTCTGACTCGGAGGAGGAACGTGCCAATCGCTTGGCCgagctgcaggagcag CTGCGGGCCGTGCACGAGCAGCTGGCTGCCCTCTCACAGGGCCCCGTTTCCAAACCCAAAAAGAAgcgagaaaagaaaaaaaagaagaaatcgGAGAAGCACAAAGGCCGGGGAGGCGACGAGGAAGCCCGGGCGCGCCAGGCCCAGCTCCGTAAAGCCAAGAAAGCcggtggtggtggcggcgggACTGGTGGAGGTGGCAGTTCCAA GAACTCGAAGAAAACGGCTAAAGCGACGTTGCCACCGCCGCCAGCCCTTTACGAttcagaggaagaggaggagagcaaACCCATGACTTATGATGAAAAACGTCAACTCAGTTTAGACATCAACAAATTACCGGGCGAAAAATTGGGGCGGGTGGTGCACATCATCCAGTCACGAGAACCTTCCCTGCGCGATTCCAACCCCGAGGAGATCGAGATCGATTTCGAGACCCTCAAACCTTCGACGCTGCGGGAGTTGGAGCGCTACGTTCTCTCCTGCCTGCGGAAGAAACCCCGTAAACCTTACAGCGAAA CCATGAAGAAGCCGGTGGGGAAGACGAAAGAGGAGCTGGCGCTGGAGAAGAAACGGGAGCTGGAGAAGCGGCTGCAGGATGTCAGCGGCCAACTCAAttccaccaaaaaaccccctaaaaAGG CCAGCGAAAAAACGGAATCGGCTCAGCAAGTGGCTGTATCTCGCCTCAGCGCCTCCAGTTCCAGTTCGGAttccagtagttccagttccAGTTCGTCATCCTCGGACACCAGCGATTCGGATTCGGGTTAG
- the BRD2 gene encoding bromodomain-containing protein 2 isoform X2, with protein MLQNVNPQSKILGEGNAGLMGLATESTPGKRIRKPSLLYEGFESPTMASVPALQSPQVNPPPPEVSNPKKPGRVTNQLQYLHKVVMKALWKHQFAWPFRQPVDAVKLGLPDYHKIIKQPMDMGTIKRRLENNYYWGAAECMQDFNTMFTNCYIYNKPTDDIVLMAQTLEKIFLQKVAQMPPEEQEIVVPVAKNSHKKGASRAAALLAGLTAAQQVPAVSSVSHTAVYTPSPDIPTTIVNIPHPSVISAPLLKSLHSTAPAVLAAPAPTQPVAKKKGVKRKADTTTPTTTAIIATSGESSPSATLLEAKAAKIPARRESGRPIKPPKKDLPDSQQHQTSKKGKLSEQLKYCNGILKELLSKKHAAYAWPFYKPVDASALGLHDYHEIIKHPMDLSTIKRKMENRDYHDAQEFAADVRLMFSNCYKYNPPDHDVVAMARKLQDVFEFSYAKMPDEPQDASPPSVSAPLTGTLSKSSSEESSSDEDEDDEDDEDDDEDESSSESSSESEESSDSEEERANRLAELQEQGPVSKPKKKREKKKKKKSEKHKGRGGDEEARARQAQLRKAKKAGGGGGGTGGGGSSKNSKKTAKATLPPPPALYDSEEEEESKPMTYDEKRQLSLDINKLPGEKLGRVVHIIQSREPSLRDSNPEEIEIDFETLKPSTLRELERYVLSCLRKKPRKPYSETMKKPVGKTKEELALEKKRELEKRLQDVSGQLNSTKKPPKKASEKTESAQQVAVSRLSASSSSSDSSSSSSSSSSSDTSDSDSG; from the exons ATGTTGCAGAATGTGAATCCTCAGAGCAA GATTCTGGGGGAGGGCAATGCCGGGCTCATGGGCCTGGCGACGGAATCGACCCCCGGCAAGCGGATCCGCAAACCCTCGCTCCTCTACGAGGGCTTCGAGAGCCCCACCATGGCGTCGGTGCCAGCCCTGCAATCCCCCCAGGTGAACCCACCTCCACCGGAGGTTTCCAATCCCAAGAAGCCCGGTCGCGTCACCAACCAGCTGCAGTATCTGCACAAAGTGGTGATGAAGGCTCTGTGGAAGCACCAGTTTGCTTGGCCCTTTCGTCAGCCCGTCGACGCTGTCAAGCTGGGCCTGCCG GACTACCACAAGATCATCAAGCAGCCCATGGACATGGGGACAATCAAGCGACGCTTGGAGAACAACTATTACTGGGGGGCTGCGGAGTGCATGCAGGACTTCAACACTATGTTCACCAACTGCTACATCTACAACAAG CCCACTGATGACATTGTGCTGATGGCCCAAACCCTGGAGAAGATTTTCCTGCAGAAGGTGGCGCAGATGCCACCAGAAGAGCAGGAGATCGTGGTGCCGGTGGCCAAGAACAGTCATAAGAAGGGAGCGTCCCGGGCAGCAG CGCTCCTGGCGGGACTCACGGCTGCTCAGCAAGTGCCGGCTGTCTCCTCAGTGTCCCACACCGCAGTCTACACCCCAAGCCCCGACATCCCCACCACCATAGTCAACATTCCCCACCCATCCGTGATTTCCGCTCCGCTCCTCAAGTCGTTGCACTCCACTGCCCCGGCCGTCCTGGCTGCACCCGCTCCCACCCAGCCCGTGGCCAAG AAGAAGGGTGTGAAGCGGAAAGCggacaccaccacccccaccaccacGGCCATCATCGCCACCAGCGGAGAGTCCTCGCCCTCCGCCACGCTCTTGGAGGCCAAGGCGGCCAAGATCCCCGCACGCCGGGAGAGCGGCCGCCCCATCAAACCCCCCAAGAAGGATTTACCAGATTCGCAACAGCACCAGACATCCAAGAAGGGTAAACTATCAGAGCAGCTCAAGTACTGCAACGGGATCCTCAAGGAGCTGCTCTCCAAGAAGCATGCAGCCTACGCCTGGCCCTTCTACAAGCCTGTCGATGcctcagccctggggctgcACGACTACCATGAGATCATCAAGCACCCCATGGACCTCAGCACCATCAAG CGGAAGATGGAGAACCGGGATTACCACGACGCGCAGGAATTCGCCGCCGACGTCCGGTTAATGTTCTCCAACTGCTACAAATACAACCCACCTGACCACGACGTGGTGGCCATGGCCCGCAAGCTGCAG GACGTCTTTGAGTTCAGTTATGCCAAGATGCCGGATGAGCCGCAGGATGCCAGCCCGCCCTCGGTGTCAGCCCCGCTTACTGGCACCCTCTCCAAATCGTCCTCCGAGGAGTCCTCCAGTGACGAGGATGAGGACGATGAGGACGATGAAGACGACGACGAGGACGAGAGCAGCAGCGAGAGTTCATCAGAGAGTGAGGAGAGTTCTGACTCGGAGGAGGAACGTGCCAATCGCTTGGCCgagctgcaggagcag GGCCCCGTTTCCAAACCCAAAAAGAAgcgagaaaagaaaaaaaagaagaaatcgGAGAAGCACAAAGGCCGGGGAGGCGACGAGGAAGCCCGGGCGCGCCAGGCCCAGCTCCGTAAAGCCAAGAAAGCcggtggtggtggcggcgggACTGGTGGAGGTGGCAGTTCCAA GAACTCGAAGAAAACGGCTAAAGCGACGTTGCCACCGCCGCCAGCCCTTTACGAttcagaggaagaggaggagagcaaACCCATGACTTATGATGAAAAACGTCAACTCAGTTTAGACATCAACAAATTACCGGGCGAAAAATTGGGGCGGGTGGTGCACATCATCCAGTCACGAGAACCTTCCCTGCGCGATTCCAACCCCGAGGAGATCGAGATCGATTTCGAGACCCTCAAACCTTCGACGCTGCGGGAGTTGGAGCGCTACGTTCTCTCCTGCCTGCGGAAGAAACCCCGTAAACCTTACAGCGAAA CCATGAAGAAGCCGGTGGGGAAGACGAAAGAGGAGCTGGCGCTGGAGAAGAAACGGGAGCTGGAGAAGCGGCTGCAGGATGTCAGCGGCCAACTCAAttccaccaaaaaaccccctaaaaAGG CCAGCGAAAAAACGGAATCGGCTCAGCAAGTGGCTGTATCTCGCCTCAGCGCCTCCAGTTCCAGTTCGGAttccagtagttccagttccAGTTCGTCATCCTCGGACACCAGCGATTCGGATTCGGGTTAG
- the LOC138682599 gene encoding uncharacterized protein yields MNPALPGGPAASPLPSAVPATGWDPPTRPHPPRPPRRGPAGLRARSSTGPTAPRFPPHTHPRSPQRPEPRLTPPLTPRGGRQPPRTRRCRGRRPRLRPDPRVLTPPPTTPAHTVGGPRRLRDPHTDREGRGLTPPPGGRGRPTGSPKPDAHGGGGGGSLPSPFHRARRTRVGPSPSPSPPQPPRRDTALGALPAAAPARTPKHGAFRPKPPPPAPPRTKAGPPPPARHRLPRRSLAEGRDRA; encoded by the coding sequence ATGAACCCGGCGCTGCCGGGTGGCCCCGCCGCTTCCCCGCTACCCTCAGCGGTACCGGCCACCGGGTGGGACCCTCCCACCCGTCCTCACCCCCCTCGCCCCCCTCGCCGGGGTCCCGCGGGCCTCAGGGCCCGCTCCAGCACCGGACCTACCGCGCCTcgcttccccccccacacacacccccggTCCCCACAGAGACCCGAGCCGCGCCTGACCCCCCCCCTCACGCCACGGGGGGGTCGCCAACCCCCACGGACACGCCGCTGTCGTGGCCGCCGACCCCGGTTAAGGCCCGATCCGCGGGTgctaacccccccccccaccaccccagcacACACCGTGGGGGGCCCACGGCGGCTCCGGGACCCCCACACCGACCGTGAAGGAAGAGggctgacacccccccccggcggCCGCGGTCGCCCCACGGGAAGCCCCAAACCCGACgcccacgggggggggggggggggcagccttccctcccccttccaCAGAGCTCGCAGGACACGGGTGggtccttccccttccccctcaccACCCCAACCCCCACGCCGTGACACAGCACTTggggccctgcccgccgccgcccccgcgcgAACACCCAAACATGGCGCTTTTCGCCCCAAaccgccgccccccgcgccgccgcgcacAAAAGCCGGCCCGCCCCCACCTGCCCGTCACCGCCTTCCTCGCCGCTCATTGGCCGAAGGGCGGGACCGCGCTTGA
- the LOC138682763 gene encoding class II histocompatibility antigen, M alpha chain isoform X1, translating into MGAAGGRRVLGTGLLWVALVTAVTDEPPAHMLAEVLFCQPAMPSLGLALTFDDDQLFWFNFPRSSWTPRLPDLPSWPPSLEPPTELLHDATLCQDLRRSLTEQVTGQLPESKGIPVADVFPMQPPVLGEANTLVCMVGNIFPPAVEISWQLDGVPVTQGVTHTHYTPTADLAFIRFSYLPVTPTTDDIYACIVTHEGDNSSVVTYWVPPKPDPTEELETALCGAAMALGILLALLGIAMIVVARRNAHG; encoded by the exons atgggtgctgctggtgggagaAGGGTGCTGGGGACCGGGTTGCTGTGGGTGGCCTTGGTCACCGCTGTCACCGATG AGCCGCCGGCGCACATGCTGGCCGAGGTGCTCTTCTGCCAGCCGGCCATGCCCTCGCTGGGGCTGGCGCTCACCTTCGACGACGACCAGCTCTTCTGGTTCAACTTCCCCCGCTCCAGCTGGACCCCGCGTCTCCCCGACCTCCCGTCGTGGCCCCCCAGCCTGGAGCCCCCCACCGAGCTCCTCCACGACGCCACGCTCTGCCAGGACCTGCGCCGCAGCCTCACCGAGCAGGTCACCGGCCAGCTGCCGGAGTCAAAGG GTATCCCGGTGGCCGATGTCTTCCCCATGCAACCGCCAGTGTTGGGTGAAGCCAACACATTGGTGTGTATGGTGGGAAACATCTTCCCGCCAGCGGTGGAGATCAGTTGGCAGCTGGACGGGGTCCCCGTCACCCAAGGGGTCACCCACACCCACTACACCCCCACGGCTGACCTGGCCTTCATCCGCTTCTCCTACCTGCCAGTGACACCCACCACCGATGACATCTACGCCTGCATAGTCACCCACGAAGGGGACAACTCCTCCGTCGTCACCTACTGGG TGCCCCCAAAGCCCGACCCCACCGAGGAGCTGGAGACGGCGCTGTGCGGCGCCGCCATGGCTCTGGGCATCCTCCTGGCGCTGCTCGGCATTGCCATGATCGTGGTGGCACGCCGGAACGCCCACG gttGA
- the LOC138682763 gene encoding class II histocompatibility antigen, M alpha chain isoform X2, with the protein MLAEVLFCQPAMPSLGLALTFDDDQLFWFNFPRSSWTPRLPDLPSWPPSLEPPTELLHDATLCQDLRRSLTEQVTGQLPESKGIPVADVFPMQPPVLGEANTLVCMVGNIFPPAVEISWQLDGVPVTQGVTHTHYTPTADLAFIRFSYLPVTPTTDDIYACIVTHEGDNSSVVTYWVPPKPDPTEELETALCGAAMALGILLALLGIAMIVVARRNAHG; encoded by the exons ATGCTGGCCGAGGTGCTCTTCTGCCAGCCGGCCATGCCCTCGCTGGGGCTGGCGCTCACCTTCGACGACGACCAGCTCTTCTGGTTCAACTTCCCCCGCTCCAGCTGGACCCCGCGTCTCCCCGACCTCCCGTCGTGGCCCCCCAGCCTGGAGCCCCCCACCGAGCTCCTCCACGACGCCACGCTCTGCCAGGACCTGCGCCGCAGCCTCACCGAGCAGGTCACCGGCCAGCTGCCGGAGTCAAAGG GTATCCCGGTGGCCGATGTCTTCCCCATGCAACCGCCAGTGTTGGGTGAAGCCAACACATTGGTGTGTATGGTGGGAAACATCTTCCCGCCAGCGGTGGAGATCAGTTGGCAGCTGGACGGGGTCCCCGTCACCCAAGGGGTCACCCACACCCACTACACCCCCACGGCTGACCTGGCCTTCATCCGCTTCTCCTACCTGCCAGTGACACCCACCACCGATGACATCTACGCCTGCATAGTCACCCACGAAGGGGACAACTCCTCCGTCGTCACCTACTGGG TGCCCCCAAAGCCCGACCCCACCGAGGAGCTGGAGACGGCGCTGTGCGGCGCCGCCATGGCTCTGGGCATCCTCCTGGCGCTGCTCGGCATTGCCATGATCGTGGTGGCACGCCGGAACGCCCACG gttGA
- the LOC138682739 gene encoding HLA class II histocompatibility antigen, DM beta chain-like: MWVLGMLGLALSCRGAGAFLVHVASSCPLANNGSTLAFSFTLVFNKNPLVCYEPDARHFAPCDWGLLHPYATILAAILNNGTAWVQRAEARRRACRDLAPRFWSSTALRRTPPQIRIVSVPLPNTPDAVLLTCHVWGFYPAEVMVLWLHNGDVVATGDNAELLPNGDWTYQTQVTLTVTAKVGDTFTCSVQHASLDRPLCEDWGPGLSPGLTVKVVAAAVVMTVGLVVFTAGTFSYCRQAPAPGPGPSPGSCPGSGSGLGPGSGRGPGPHLGSGLSPGPGPGLSSGPGPCPGLGPGLGPGPGPGPGCHPGSGLGPGPGPGPGRHPGSGPSPGPGPGPGPGPGSGPGPGPGPSMAMHDHTVTKL; encoded by the exons ATGTGGGTGCTGGGAATGCTGGGCTTGGCGCTGAGCTGCCGGGGGGCAG GCGCCTTCCTGGTGCACGTGGCCAGCTCCTGCCCGCTGGCCAACAACGGCTCTACGCTGGCCTTCAGCTTCACCCTCGTCTTCAACAAGAACCCGCTGGTCTGTTACGAGCCCGACGCCCGGCACTTCGCCCCCTGCGACTGGGGGCTGCTCCATCCCTACGCCACCATCCTCGCTGCCATCCTCAACAACGGCACCGCCTGGGTGCAGCGCGCCGAAGCCCGGCGCCGGGCTTGCCGCGACCTGGCCCCCCGATTCTGGTCCTCCACGGCGCTGCGGCGGA caccacccCAAATCCGCATCGTCTCCGTCCCCCTCCCCAACACCCCCGATGCCGTCCTCCTCACCTGCCACGTCTGGGGCTTCTACCCCGCCGAGGTGATGGTCCTCTGGCTGCACAATGGGGACGTGGTGGCCACCGGGGACAACGCCGAGCTCCTGCCCAACGGCGACTGGACCTACCAGACGCAGGTGACCCTGACGGTCACCGCCAAGGTTGGGGACACCTTCACGTGTTCGGTGCAGCACGCCAGCCTGGACCGGCCCCTCTGCGAGGACTGGG GTCCCGGCTTGTCCCCGGGGTTGACGGTGAaggtggtggcggcggcggtggtAATGACCGTGGGGCTGGTGGTCTTCACCGCTGGCACTTTCAGCTACTGCCGCCAGGCTCCGG CGCCTGGTCCTGGTCCTAGTCCTGGTTCTTGTCCTGGTTCTGGATCTGGTCTTGGTCCTGGTTCTGGTCGTGGTCCTGGTCCCCATCTTGGATCTGGTCTCAGTCCTGGTCCTGGTCCTGGTCTCAGTTCTGGTCCTGGTCCCTGTCCTGGTCTTGGTCCTGGTCTCGGTCctggtcccggtcccggtcctGGTTGCCATCCTGGATCCGGTctcggtcccggtcccggtcctGGTCCTGGTCGCCATCCTGGATCTGGTCCcagtcccggtcccggtcctggtcccggtcccggtcccggttcTGGTCCTGGTCCCGGTCCTGGTCCCTCCATGGCCATGCATGACCACACAGTGACCAAACTCTGA